In the Mycolicibacterium thermoresistibile genome, one interval contains:
- a CDS encoding TetR/AcrR family transcriptional regulator, translating to MARRPARSVAGTATGDPTKSQRTRARILDATARVLSEKGYAGTRLTDVAEYAELQAPAIYYYFASRDELIEEVMFSGISEMRRHLQEELDRLPDGMSPMDRIIAAVEIHLRHELELSDYATASIRNSGQIPDHLRSRQKKESTAYNRIWRKLLADARAEGQLRDDLDDQIAQALVLGALNWAAEWWDPRRISLDAIVANAQVVVRNGLSPRSGSNSPRSRGKATRRTPGSASR from the coding sequence GTGGCCAGGCGACCGGCAAGATCAGTGGCTGGAACAGCTACTGGGGACCCGACGAAATCGCAACGTACCCGGGCCCGCATCCTGGATGCAACGGCCCGGGTTCTGAGCGAGAAAGGCTACGCCGGAACAAGACTCACGGATGTCGCTGAGTACGCGGAACTACAGGCTCCGGCGATCTACTACTACTTCGCATCTCGCGACGAACTCATCGAAGAAGTGATGTTCTCCGGTATCAGCGAGATGCGACGACATCTCCAGGAGGAACTGGATCGCCTTCCCGACGGCATGTCACCCATGGACCGCATCATCGCAGCGGTCGAGATACACCTCCGCCACGAACTGGAACTCTCCGATTACGCGACCGCGTCGATCCGCAACTCCGGACAGATCCCCGATCATCTGCGTAGCCGGCAGAAGAAGGAGTCCACCGCTTATAACCGAATCTGGCGAAAGCTGCTGGCAGATGCCCGGGCAGAGGGGCAGTTGCGGGATGATCTCGACGACCAGATCGCCCAGGCGCTCGTACTCGGCGCCCTGAACTGGGCGGCTGAGTGGTGGGATCCGCGTCGGATATCCCTGGATGCCATCGTGGCCAATGCGCAGGTGGTCGTCCGTAACGGCCTGTCTCCCCGCTCCGGGTCGAACTCCCCCAGGTCGCGCGGCAAGGCCACGCGCCGCACGCCGGGTTCTGCTTCCCGCTAG
- a CDS encoding acetyl-CoA C-acetyltransferase, with amino-acid sequence MTEAYIVDAVRTPVGKRNGGLSGAHPADMAAHVIKTLVGRHDFDPAAIDDVIFGCLDNIGSQAGDIARTAALAAGLPESVPGVTIDRQCGSAQQAVHFAAQGVMSGTVDLIVAGGVQKMSQFPILSAFAAGEPYGATDPWTGCEGWQARYGDQEISQFRGAEMIAEHWKLSREDNEKFALESHRRAVAAIEAGYFDKEITPYADATVDEGPRPDTSLEKMASLPTLIEGGVLTAAVASQISDGAAALLVASKDAVDRFNLTPRARIHHMSVRGADPVMMLTAPIPATQHALKRAGMSIDDIDAVEINEAFAPVVLAWLAELGADPARVNPNGGAIALGHPIGCTGARLMTSLLHHLERTGGRYGLQTMCEGGGQANVTIIERL; translated from the coding sequence ATGACCGAAGCCTATATCGTTGATGCTGTCCGAACCCCCGTCGGGAAACGCAACGGCGGACTCTCCGGTGCCCACCCGGCCGACATGGCCGCCCACGTGATCAAGACCCTGGTGGGCCGCCACGACTTCGATCCCGCCGCGATCGACGACGTCATCTTCGGGTGTCTGGACAACATCGGCTCCCAGGCCGGCGACATCGCCCGCACCGCAGCACTGGCGGCCGGGTTGCCGGAATCCGTGCCCGGCGTGACCATCGACCGGCAGTGCGGCTCTGCGCAGCAGGCCGTCCACTTCGCCGCGCAGGGTGTGATGAGCGGCACGGTCGACCTGATTGTCGCCGGCGGCGTCCAGAAGATGAGCCAGTTCCCCATCCTGAGCGCGTTCGCGGCCGGCGAACCCTACGGCGCCACCGATCCATGGACCGGATGCGAGGGCTGGCAGGCGCGTTACGGCGACCAGGAGATCTCCCAGTTCCGCGGCGCCGAGATGATCGCCGAGCACTGGAAGCTGTCCCGCGAGGACAACGAGAAGTTCGCGCTGGAGAGCCACCGGCGCGCCGTGGCGGCCATCGAAGCCGGCTACTTCGACAAGGAGATCACGCCGTACGCCGACGCGACCGTCGACGAGGGACCGCGCCCGGACACCTCCCTGGAGAAGATGGCGAGCCTGCCCACGCTGATCGAGGGCGGTGTGCTCACCGCCGCGGTGGCCAGCCAGATCTCGGACGGCGCCGCCGCCCTGCTGGTGGCGTCGAAGGATGCGGTCGACCGGTTCAATCTCACCCCGCGGGCCCGTATCCATCACATGTCGGTCCGCGGCGCCGACCCGGTGATGATGCTCACCGCACCGATTCCGGCCACCCAGCACGCCCTCAAGCGCGCCGGTATGTCGATCGACGACATCGATGCGGTCGAGATCAACGAGGCGTTCGCACCGGTGGTGCTGGCCTGGCTGGCCGAACTCGGCGCCGACCCGGCCCGGGTCAATCCGAACGGAGGCGCCATCGCGCTGGGTCATCCGATCGGCTGCACCGGAGCCCGGCTGATGACCTCACTGCTGCACCATCTCGAGCGCACCGGCGGCCGGTACGGTCTGCAGACCATGTGTGAGGGCGGTGGTCAGGCCAACGTCACCATAATCGAGAGATTGTAG